The sequence CGACCGGATCAGATCAATCAGGATCGCCCTCGGCATGCCGATGACTGGGTAAAAAATCTGGAGCCTCTGCAGGTGGAACGGTACGCCTTGCTCCTGGACGTTATCATGAATGCGGCTCGCGTCAATGGTCGAGACTCCCACGCCATTGCCTGCGAAATTCTTTCCACTCAGCCTTATCCGATCAAACGAGTTATGGAACGGCATGGGCTTGGCCGTTTTCGGGTCACTCAGAAGGCGGATCTTGATAATCCAGCGGATGTCTATCGGAGTGAGAACGCAGCTCCTGAGGATTGGATCATGCTTGGCAACCACGATACCCCGCCCATCTGGCTGCTGGCCGATCAATGGTGTGGCTTGGGAACCTCGCAGAAACAGGCCGACTATCTCGCTTGGCGTTTGCTGCCGGAGGATGAAGATCGTGATCTATGGGCTACAAGGTTGGCGACAGATGCGAATGAACTTGTTCAAGCCAAGGCCGCAGATCTTTTTGCAGGGCCTGCTGGGAATGTCATGATCTTCTTTACCGATCTGTTAGGGATGAAGGAGATCTATAACCGACCGGGAACAGTAAGTGATGATAACTGGTCTCTTCGGATAACAAGCGACTTTGCCCGAGATTACCGGGAGCGTGTCGCCTGCAACAGAGCGATCAATATCCCCAAGGCCCTTGCCCGTGCAATCCGCTCTCGAGGAGGGGATTGTGCCATGGAACATGTTGCTCTTCTCAGGGAACTGGACCACTTGGCTGGGTAATCTTTTTTTTGCCAATTGGCTTTTTTCGTAAGCCATCAATTATGACAATCTCGCAAAAAGTTCGGGGATGGCTAAGCAAAAAGTCCGATCTACTGCGTTGCGTGGCGGATTTTCTCCTTCATAGCCGGTTTGTAGCAATGGTTTGGGCAGTTGCCGCAGGAAGTCTTTTCTTCCTGAAAGGGGCAGTGCGTCAGTCGTAAATAGGCATAGCCTAAGAGTTCGTTGCAGGCGCGGCACAGCTTATCCTTGTTATGATGATGTTTGGTGCGGCAGTAAATGCCGATCATTAAGGCAACGGTCTTTTTTTCTCGTTATCCTGGGGTGCATATCCATGATTCTTCAAAAAACTGCGTAATTACTGAAGGTTAATGGTGTGCGGTTGACAGTTGACCGGTTGATGATGTCTGTGACAAGATCTGATTTTCCGGAGTGCTTCAAAGGGCTACAACAAGGCGATAGCATTATGTAAATCTGCAACGGAAGTCCTGTCCATGAATCGGGCTGTTCGTTCTTTTGGTCTGGCGTTATCTCGGTAATAGATCAGAACTTTTTTCAATAAAGTAAGTAGTTGCTCATCAGTTAATGACTCGCCTATGATGTCTCCGAAACGGGGACGTCCTGCGCCATTGCCTCCAAAGACCAGGGTCCATCCAGATTTCCTTCCGAACACGCCAATGTCGCGAACAAATCCCTCACAACAGTTCATCGAGCATCCTGAAACACCTACCTTGGTTTTGGCTGGCAAAGGGAAATCGAGTAACTCTTTTTCTATCGTGGCCCCCAAGGTCAGGGAGTCCTGGACGCCGTACTTGCACCAGGTCTTGCCTGGGCAGGCCTTGATGTAATGGATGCCTACGGGTTTTCGTGGCCCGGCAGAGTGTCCGAGGTCCTGCCAGATCTCTTCCACTGCTTCCGGGGCTTGGCCAATGAATGCTAATCGTTGGGCCTCCGTCAGCTTCAGCATGGGGATGTTATGCTTTTGGGCAACCTCTGCGATGTGGGCGAGAAACTCTGGGGTAACCATTCCCATTTTGGGGCCAGGTACGATGTTAAAGGTCTTGTTGATGTCTGTAGTGTCATTGGACATGATGATTGCACTCCTTTTTCGTTTATTTGGGTGATTGATGCTTGTATATTTTTGATAAAAGTAGCTGGAGATTGCTGGTACGGCGTCCTTGGTTGATAACTATGAGTGAATTGGATCAGTGGTTGTTTTCTCTTATCACGCGAGCTTGAGTATAATTAATTCCCCAAGATTGGTCCGTATCGTTGCTAAGTTAATAGATGATTTTGTCGATCATTTTAGACGATGCTGCCGGTGAAAACATTGACATAGGTCAATTGAGTTTTTTTAACGGGGATGGTGTGTCACATGGCTCTAGCCAATCTAACGAATCTCAGAAGAGTACAGGTTGGTCGAACTTTTAATGAATTGCCAGATATGTGGATTAAACTTCGATATTTACGTAATAATTGGTTTCTGTGCATCTCATTCACTAATATTTTTAAGGAGAGCCAGAAATCTCTTTTCCGCGAAGACGTAACGTCAGTCCCTTGAGGAAGTTACGTAACAACTGGTCTCCGCAGGTTCGGTAATTGTTGTGGCCAGCCTTGCGGAACAGAGCGCTGAGTTCGGGTTTGCTTACTGGGAAATTGGCAGTATTGAGAATCGTATGCATGTCATCTTCTTTCAGTTCGAAAGCTACTCGCAATTTTTTAAGCACCATATTGTTAGTTATTGGCAGTTCGATGGGGTGTGTCGGGCGGCTGTCGTCTTTACCTCGCTTGAAGATTACTAAACCATCAAGAAAATGTGCCATTACTTCATCTGGACAGTCCAGGTAGGCTTCATCGTCATCTTTTTTTAAAAAGGCGTTTACCTGGGCTTTGGTAATTGAAAAACCGGTAAGTTGGGTGATATCGACAATTTTGGCATCGCTGATGTCGAGCATGTAGCGCACGCTACGCAGCACATCGTTATTTATCATGTGGAATCCTAATTGATTGCAGTGTGTTTTGAAAAGGCACGAGACTAGTTGAGATCATCCGAGTCGATGATGTGAAACGAAGGGTTGGCTAGTGTAATTGTTAGTTTTCATTTATTAATCCCAGACCTCCACATCGGCGTGCGTGCAATTAGAACACCGCAGCATCGGATCGGATTCATCGAAGGCGATTCTCCATTTTTCGTTGGCGATCTGTTCTTCAAATTCTGAACGGCATTGATCGCATAGCCAACGGTCACCAAGAGGGGTTACCCAGAGTTTCATTATATATTTTCTCCTTATAAGGAATGATTATAAGATTACGTGGATTCAAGTTTGAAGTACAACCTTTATTCTTAACATGAGGTTGCCCCTCTTGTGAAGAGAAGTTAACTTAAAGAGAACTCGTGTGAAGCGGATTCATCTGACTCCCTTAGCCTCTGCTCTGCATGATGTCATTCTTTGTGATTAATTACGGAATATTTCGTCTTGTTTGGAGGAGTTTATTGTTGCGTAAATTACCAAATGAAACGCTGAAATTAATGTCATCTCAGTCGATGATGATCATGTATTGTATTGTGCCGCAGGTGGTGGTAGGAGGGATTCGATGAATGTGGTTGATTTATCTATACTAAAAATGACTCAGCTTTAGGAATAATAAAAAAAAAATTGTTGATGAGTTAGCTCAATCTAACAAGTTCTGACTTTACGAAAGCCCCTATTTGTGCTAAAAATGCTCAAAATTGGAACTTAATTAAAAATAATATCATATACCCGTGGACGGGTAGCTCAGCTGGATAGAGTATCGGCCTCCGAAGCCGAGGGTCGCGGGTTCGAATCCCGCCTCGTCCACCAATAAAATCAAGGGGTTATGCAAATGCATAACCCCTTTTTTGTCTTCGGAAATTGCCGTGTGCCTAGAATGTGCCCATTAAAGCCGGTTTTAAAATTTTAGTATCAAAGCTCTTTTTTGTGGCAATTTCGATACTTTCTTTAATTATTTCAAGCCACTCTTCCCATTATTTCGCGTTAAATATCAGTATCTCCCGTATAGATGTACTCCCAAGTCAATCATGAGGTGATACCCCACTTAAAAATGGTGCGATGAGTGCAATCCGGATATCGAAATTATGATAGTGAAGTGGCCTGAAAAGAGCATCATTTCTAGTGGATTACTCTCTTGCTCGAGATTAACCTTTCATGTAACGTCGAGCATCTTTCAGCAAAAGTAACAATTGTCTTTCTTGCACAGGTGAAGGAATAAAGCCAAATCGCAAATAAAATCCCATCGCTTCTTCATCGACAGGATGGGTAAGCATTGCACGAATCCCGGCCTGGTCAGCAATTTTGAGGGTTCTACGGATTGCATCCTGTAACAAACCGCGGCCAATTCCACACCCCTGCAGATCAATGGAAACTGCCAGTCGCGCCAGGATGACGACAGGAATTGGGTAACGTCCCATGCCCTTGCGAATCCGATCCAGGACCGACAAAGTATCTACTTGCCCGACAGTCAAACTAAAATAAACCACTACACGTTTATCACCGTCGGCCAGGACAAAAGTTTTAGCCGAGCCACTAGTCTGGGCCTGTCGGGCGTGATGAATCAACCATTCATTCAAAGCCACATTTCCGCAATCGAATGAATCGAGCTGATGCCCAGCTTCCAATGATTGCGGTGCGCTATGATACATCAGACATCCCAAGGCGCAGGTTTAGCAAACAGATCCTGTAGGCCAGAATTTTCTTCATCAGGTCTGTCCAATAGATCAAGTAAGGCTCTCCCTCGACTTCCAGACACCATAAAAAGACGCTGATCAAGCAAAGTTTGCTCAGCAGCTAAACAGGCGCTTTCCAAGATGAATTCCGTCAATGATTTATGACTTACATCAGCAGCTCGCCGCAACACGGCTTCTTGTTCCGGTGTTGCTCTAAGCCCCAAGCGGGCAGAACGGGTTGCACGATCAGTTTCTGTTTGCGTGGATGGCATATTCAACCTCCATGGTTAGTGTATTCAATCTCACTTCCAATGTTAGTACATAGGACAAACACTGTCAATAACGTTCCTGAAATTTGTAGGGAACAAGTAAACTGTCCGGACTTGTATCACATGATCTGTCCGGTTTTATTGAGTGCCATGGTAGAAACAGTAGAACCTATTAAAGAGCCTCTTGCTTCGGCAGGGGGCTCTTTTGTTTGAGGGGGTTGTGTTTAACGCGAGACCTTTGTGTGTGGTGATGATCACCGCGGCCTTGAAAGTTTCCTGTTTTCTTTTGTTGGGGATCCGTGGGATGAGGCTGTCCAGATGGGGGGGCGGTTCAACCAAAAGTTACTCATACGTTACCCAAACGAAAAAGGCACCTAGCCCAAGTGAGCTAAGTGCCTGATTTTATGGAGCCGACGACGGGAGTTGAACCTGCGACCTACTGATTACGAAGAAGGGAGCTCGTTTTTGTATGGTCTGTCATTGCTGGCTATTATTACTTTTCTTGCCTACCCCTGTGGTGCAGCACTTTCTCTGCAGCCAGCCTTAATCTAGCCATGTCAACCTGGGTGTAAATCGTCGTAGTTTGGATGTCGGCATGGCCGAGCATTCTCTGTACCAAGCGAAGATCACCTGTTGCGGATAACGTGTCGGTTGCCGCGCGGTGTCTTAATCCGTGCGGGTGAATCTCTCTGATCCCAGCTCGACGACAAGCCGCCTTGAACAGGGTCTTGAATGATCCGTAAGGCTTGTTTGTTTTTGGGTTAGGGAACACCCATCCTGATGTTTGCTTGTTCGGGGTGATGATATTGAGGACGCGCTTTGGCAGCAGTACCGCCCGCCACTTGCTTCCTTTGCCCATCACCATCGCTACCCCTTCGCCAAGCTCGACATTTTCCCATCTTAAGCTTACGGTTTCATTCCACCTGGTCCCGGCTTCGAACATCATGATGCAGATCGCCTGCTTGTCTGGATCCTTTATCTCCTTCATCATCGCTTCAACATCATCAGCGGTAGGAGGCCGGGGGATCGGCTTGGTGTAGGGCATCTGCTCGATCTTGAACGGCAATGGCTGAGCGTAATCGTTTTTCACCATCCAAGATATAATTGATCCCAAATAATGCAAGTCTTTATTGGTCGCCCGAGGGTGATCGGGGCGACGCTGTTTGAATCTGATGATGTCACCCTGGGATATTCTGGAAACCGGTAACGCGCCAAATACTTCCGTTAGACCTTTGAGTGAGTAAAGTACATCTTTGTGAGTCCGGTCGGCTCGATGGAGTTTATGCCATTCCAGGTACTCCGGGAGGATGGTGTTGATGGCTGGGTTGATGTGACGTTTTGCCAGTTGGGAAACGTTTTGGCGACGGCACTCTTTCTCGAAGGACTCAGCTTCTGCCCTGCTGCAGGTCCCTTCTTCAGGGTACTTGAGGACTCGGCGGGGTCCATTCCTTCCCTCTGGGCGAAAGTCAATCTCCCATACTCCGGGGATGAGTTCATTGTTGCGCTTTTTGTAGGGACGGATGGACATACAATATAAAGCCTCGTTGGTTATTGGGGCAATACGAATACTGAGGTGATTGCGATGCTCTTATATCTGAGCCAGTTTTCCACTGATTAAACGGTTGAAGCTGATGTGCGATTTGTCTGCGATTGGAAGTGGGACATGCTCGCTTTTTGCCTTCATGTCGGCCATGGTGTCAGCGACGAGCAAGGTAATTCCAGTAAAAGCATCCATCTGTGATTCTGCAAGCCAGCTAAGGGAAGGGAACTCGGCGCAACGGCCAACATATTCCTGGTCTTCAGGTGACCAGGTAATACGATAGGTGTAATGGTCTTTATTTGCTGAGTTCATGCTTCGGTTATAGAAAATGCCTGTAGTCGCAATGCAAGACCTTGGCCATCTTCTTGGCATTTTCCTTGCCGATCGGCCGTTTGCTGT is a genomic window of Desulfobulbaceae bacterium containing:
- a CDS encoding nitrous oxide-stimulated promoter family protein, whose amino-acid sequence is MIGIYCRTKHHHNKDKLCRACNELLGYAYLRLTHCPFQEEKTSCGNCPNHCYKPAMKEKIRHATQ
- a CDS encoding NAD(P)/FAD-dependent oxidoreductase, translating into MSNDTTDINKTFNIVPGPKMGMVTPEFLAHIAEVAQKHNIPMLKLTEAQRLAFIGQAPEAVEEIWQDLGHSAGPRKPVGIHYIKACPGKTWCKYGVQDSLTLGATIEKELLDFPLPAKTKVGVSGCSMNCCEGFVRDIGVFGRKSGWTLVFGGNGAGRPRFGDIIGESLTDEQLLTLLKKVLIYYRDNARPKERTARFMDRTSVADLHNAIALL
- a CDS encoding DUF1456 family protein, which produces MINNDVLRSVRYMLDISDAKIVDITQLTGFSITKAQVNAFLKKDDDEAYLDCPDEVMAHFLDGLVIFKRGKDDSRPTHPIELPITNNMVLKKLRVAFELKEDDMHTILNTANFPVSKPELSALFRKAGHNNYRTCGDQLLRNFLKGLTLRLRGKEISGSP
- a CDS encoding GNAT family N-acetyltransferase yields the protein MYHSAPQSLEAGHQLDSFDCGNVALNEWLIHHARQAQTSGSAKTFVLADGDKRVVVYFSLTVGQVDTLSVLDRIRKGMGRYPIPVVILARLAVSIDLQGCGIGRGLLQDAIRRTLKIADQAGIRAMLTHPVDEEAMGFYLRFGFIPSPVQERQLLLLLKDARRYMKG
- a CDS encoding DUF1778 domain-containing protein; the encoded protein is MPSTQTETDRATRSARLGLRATPEQEAVLRRAADVSHKSLTEFILESACLAAEQTLLDQRLFMVSGSRGRALLDLLDRPDEENSGLQDLFAKPAPWDV
- a CDS encoding tyrosine-type recombinase/integrase — translated: MSIRPYKKRNNELIPGVWEIDFRPEGRNGPRRVLKYPEEGTCSRAEAESFEKECRRQNVSQLAKRHINPAINTILPEYLEWHKLHRADRTHKDVLYSLKGLTEVFGALPVSRISQGDIIRFKQRRPDHPRATNKDLHYLGSIISWMVKNDYAQPLPFKIEQMPYTKPIPRPPTADDVEAMMKEIKDPDKQAICIMMFEAGTRWNETVSLRWENVELGEGVAMVMGKGSKWRAVLLPKRVLNIITPNKQTSGWVFPNPKTNKPYGSFKTLFKAACRRAGIREIHPHGLRHRAATDTLSATGDLRLVQRMLGHADIQTTTIYTQVDMARLRLAAEKVLHHRGRQEK
- a CDS encoding toxin-antitoxin system HicB family antitoxin; this translates as MNSANKDHYTYRITWSPEDQEYVGRCAEFPSLSWLAESQMDAFTGITLLVADTMADMKAKSEHVPLPIADKSHISFNRLISGKLAQI